The following are from one region of the Pseudomonas putida genome:
- a CDS encoding response regulator transcription factor, whose amino-acid sequence MHSIFIVDDHPVIRLAVRMLLENQNYKVVGESDNGVDAMQMIREAAPDLVILDISIPKLDGLEVLARFQAMALPLKVLVLTAQSPALFAVRCMHSGAAGYVCKQEDLSELLSAIKAVLAGYNYFPSQAIKHDQAVDADLQLFRQVNDRELMVLQLFAQGRSNKEIAKGMFLSSKTVSTYKKRLMHKLQVNTLVDLIEMAKRNALV is encoded by the coding sequence ATGCACTCCATATTTATCGTCGACGATCATCCCGTCATCCGCCTGGCCGTCCGTATGTTGCTGGAAAACCAGAATTACAAGGTTGTCGGCGAGTCGGACAACGGCGTGGACGCCATGCAGATGATTCGCGAAGCCGCCCCAGACCTGGTCATCCTCGACATCAGCATCCCCAAGCTAGACGGGCTGGAGGTACTTGCCCGCTTTCAGGCCATGGCCCTTCCCCTGAAGGTACTGGTACTGACCGCACAGTCTCCCGCCTTGTTTGCCGTACGCTGCATGCACTCGGGTGCAGCCGGGTACGTGTGCAAGCAGGAAGACCTGAGCGAGCTGCTCAGTGCCATCAAGGCCGTGCTGGCCGGTTACAACTATTTCCCCAGCCAGGCAATTAAACATGACCAGGCGGTGGATGCAGACTTGCAACTTTTCCGCCAGGTGAATGACCGCGAACTGATGGTGCTGCAACTCTTCGCCCAAGGCCGCAGCAACAAGGAAATTGCCAAGGGCATGTTCCTCAGCAGCAAGACAGTCAGTACCTACAAAAAGCGCCTCATGCACAAACTTCAGGTCAATACACTGGTCGACCTGATCGAAATGGCCAAACGCAACGCGCTGGTCTGA
- a CDS encoding deoxyguanosinetriphosphate triphosphohydrolase, with translation MDWHTLLTRERLGKALYSADELGRSPFHKDHDRIIFSGAFRRLGRKTQVHPVSSNDHIHTRLTHSLEVSCVGRSLGMRVGETLRDSLPDWCAPSDLGMIVQSACLAHDIGNPPFGHSGEDAIRHWFQQAAGRGWLDAMSDDERADFLNFEGNAQGFRVLTQLEYHQFDGGTRLTYATLGTYLKYPWSARHADALGYKKHKFGSYQSELPLLEQIARKLGLPQLEHQRWARHPLVYLMEAADDICYALIDLEDGLEMELLQYAEVEALLLDLVGDDLPETYRQLGPGESRRRKLAILRGKAIEHLTNAAARAFVEQQQALLAGQLAGDLVEHMHGPAKRCVLQAKDMARNKIFQDKRKTLHEIGAYTTLEILLNTFCGAALEQHGGRTPSFKSRRVLDLIGNNAPDPHGSLHNAFLRMIDFIAGMTDSYASEMAREMTGRSSPT, from the coding sequence TTGGACTGGCATACCCTGCTCACCCGCGAACGCCTGGGCAAAGCCCTGTACAGCGCCGATGAACTCGGGCGCAGCCCCTTCCACAAGGACCACGACCGCATCATCTTCTCCGGTGCCTTCCGCCGCCTCGGGCGCAAGACCCAGGTGCACCCGGTTTCCAGCAACGACCATATCCACACCCGCCTGACACACTCCTTGGAAGTCAGCTGCGTCGGCCGCTCGCTGGGCATGCGCGTCGGCGAAACACTGCGCGACAGCCTGCCGGACTGGTGCGCCCCCAGCGACCTGGGGATGATCGTGCAGTCGGCCTGCCTGGCCCACGACATCGGCAACCCACCGTTTGGCCACTCTGGCGAAGATGCCATCCGCCACTGGTTCCAGCAGGCCGCCGGGCGTGGCTGGCTGGACGCCATGAGCGACGACGAGCGCGCCGACTTCCTCAATTTCGAAGGCAACGCCCAGGGCTTTCGTGTACTCACCCAGCTGGAGTACCACCAGTTTGACGGCGGAACCCGCCTGACCTATGCCACCCTCGGCACCTACCTGAAGTACCCGTGGAGCGCACGCCACGCCGACGCCCTGGGCTACAAGAAGCACAAGTTCGGCAGTTACCAGAGCGAGCTGCCGCTGCTCGAGCAGATCGCACGCAAGCTAGGCCTGCCACAACTTGAACACCAGCGCTGGGCACGCCACCCGCTGGTTTACCTGATGGAGGCCGCCGACGATATCTGCTACGCGCTGATCGACCTGGAAGACGGTCTGGAAATGGAGCTGCTGCAATACGCCGAAGTCGAAGCACTGCTGCTTGACCTGGTCGGCGATGACCTGCCGGAAACCTATCGCCAGCTCGGCCCTGGCGAATCCCGCCGGCGCAAGCTGGCAATCCTGCGCGGCAAAGCCATCGAGCACCTGACCAACGCCGCTGCCCGCGCCTTCGTCGAGCAGCAGCAGGCATTGCTGGCCGGGCAGTTGGCAGGCGACCTGGTCGAACATATGCATGGCCCGGCCAAACGCTGCGTGCTGCAGGCCAAGGACATGGCACGCAACAAGATCTTCCAGGACAAACGCAAGACCCTTCACGAGATCGGCGCCTACACCACCCTGGAGATTCTGCTGAACACCTTCTGTGGTGCTGCGCTCGAACAGCACGGAGGGCGCACGCCGTCGTTCAAGAGCCGCCGGGTACTGGACCTGATCGGCAACAACGCCCCTGACCCGCATGGCTCGCTACACAACGCCTTCCTGCGCATGATCGACTTCATCGCCGGGATGACCGACAGCTATGCCAGCGAAATGGCCCGGGAAATGACCGGGCGCTCCAGCCCGACCTGA
- a CDS encoding pseudouridine synthase: protein MTTPFDPARQQASTVCLPPGNWATVLDCLCDHFKAIDRAQWLDRFARGRVLDAEGRAVSAELPYKRGMRLHYFREVPNERPIPVQEVVLHVDEHLVVADKPHFLPVTPTGEYVEQTLLRRLIRRLGNPHLVPLHRIDRHTAGLVLFSANPQSRSAYQRLFPERRIDKRYQAIAAAMPQHAFPLVHKSRLVHGEPFFRMHEVEGEANSETLAEVLEKHGELWRYGLSPVTGKTHQLRVHMAALGAGICNDPFYPQLVNEEDDYQRPLKLLAQSLRFADPLSGEERYFESGLQLDW, encoded by the coding sequence ATGACCACGCCTTTCGACCCCGCCCGCCAGCAAGCCAGCACGGTGTGCCTGCCTCCCGGTAACTGGGCGACGGTGCTCGACTGCCTGTGTGACCATTTCAAGGCCATTGATCGGGCCCAATGGCTCGACCGCTTTGCCCGTGGCCGGGTGCTGGATGCCGAGGGGCGGGCGGTGTCGGCCGAACTGCCCTACAAGCGCGGCATGCGTTTGCACTATTTCCGCGAAGTGCCGAACGAGCGGCCGATCCCGGTGCAGGAGGTGGTGCTGCATGTGGATGAGCACCTGGTGGTGGCCGACAAACCGCATTTCCTGCCAGTGACGCCGACCGGTGAATACGTCGAGCAGACCTTGCTTCGCCGCCTGATCCGCCGCCTGGGCAACCCGCACCTAGTGCCGTTGCACCGTATCGACCGGCATACCGCCGGGCTTGTGCTGTTTTCCGCCAACCCGCAGAGCCGCAGTGCCTACCAGCGGCTGTTCCCCGAGCGACGCATAGACAAGCGCTACCAGGCCATTGCCGCGGCCATGCCGCAGCATGCATTTCCGCTGGTGCACAAAAGCCGCCTGGTGCATGGCGAGCCGTTTTTTCGTATGCATGAGGTAGAGGGCGAGGCCAACAGCGAAACCTTGGCCGAAGTGCTGGAAAAGCACGGCGAGCTGTGGCGTTACGGGCTGTCGCCGGTGACTGGCAAGACCCACCAGTTGCGCGTGCACATGGCGGCGTTAGGGGCGGGGATCTGCAACGACCCGTTCTATCCGCAGTTGGTCAATGAAGAGGATGACTACCAGCGGCCGCTGAAGTTGCTGGCGCAGAGCCTGCGCTTTGCAGACCCGCTGAGCGGGGAAGAGCGCTATTTCGAGAGCGGCTTGCAGCTGGATTGGTAA
- a CDS encoding ammonium transporter → MENMHSAMDSLVHGSNTLFILMGAILVLAMHAGFAFLEVGTVRYKNQVNALSKILSDFAISALVYFFIGYWIAYGVSFFQPAAALAADHGYALVKCFFLLTFAAAIPAIISGGIAERARFVPQLCATALIVAFIYPFFEGVVWNGNLGVQAWLQARFGAPFHDFAGSVVVHAMGGWLALAAVLLLGARRGRYRDGRLVAFAPSSIPFLALGSWILIIGWFGFNVMSAQTLQGVSGLVAINSLMAMVGGTLSALLAGRNDPGFLHNGPLAGLVAVCAGSDLMHPIGALATGLVAGALFVWTFTAAQNRWKIDDVLGVWPLHGLCGVWGGIACGVFGQAALGGMGGVSLLSQLLGSLLGVLVALAGGFAVYGTIRALHGLRLSHEQEFQGADLSLHRIGATSQD, encoded by the coding sequence ATGGAAAACATGCACAGCGCGATGGACTCCCTGGTCCACGGTTCCAACACCCTGTTCATTCTCATGGGCGCCATTCTGGTGCTGGCCATGCATGCCGGCTTCGCATTTCTCGAAGTGGGCACGGTGCGCTACAAGAACCAGGTCAACGCCTTGTCGAAGATCCTCAGCGACTTCGCCATCTCGGCGTTAGTGTACTTCTTCATCGGCTACTGGATCGCCTATGGGGTCAGCTTCTTCCAGCCCGCGGCGGCGCTGGCGGCAGACCATGGCTATGCGCTGGTCAAGTGCTTCTTCCTGCTGACTTTCGCCGCGGCCATCCCTGCGATCATCTCCGGGGGCATCGCCGAGCGGGCGCGCTTCGTGCCGCAACTGTGTGCCACGGCGTTGATCGTGGCGTTCATCTACCCGTTCTTCGAGGGTGTGGTCTGGAACGGCAACCTTGGCGTACAGGCCTGGTTGCAGGCACGCTTCGGCGCGCCGTTCCATGACTTTGCCGGTTCGGTGGTGGTGCATGCCATGGGTGGCTGGCTGGCGCTGGCGGCAGTGCTGCTGCTAGGTGCGCGCCGTGGGCGCTACCGCGATGGCCGGCTGGTGGCGTTTGCGCCGTCGAGCATTCCCTTCCTGGCACTGGGGTCGTGGATCCTGATCATCGGCTGGTTCGGCTTCAACGTCATGAGTGCCCAGACCCTGCAGGGCGTCAGTGGCCTGGTGGCGATCAATTCGCTGATGGCCATGGTCGGTGGCACCCTGTCGGCGTTGCTGGCCGGGCGTAACGACCCGGGCTTCCTGCATAACGGGCCGCTGGCCGGGCTGGTGGCAGTGTGTGCCGGCTCTGACCTGATGCACCCGATCGGTGCGCTGGCAACCGGCCTGGTGGCCGGTGCGCTGTTTGTCTGGACGTTCACCGCGGCACAGAACCGCTGGAAGATCGACGATGTGCTGGGTGTCTGGCCGTTGCATGGCCTGTGCGGTGTATGGGGTGGCATTGCTTGCGGCGTGTTTGGCCAGGCGGCCCTGGGCGGCATGGGGGGTGTCAGCCTGCTCAGCCAGTTGCTCGGCAGCCTGCTGGGCGTGCTGGTGGCGTTGGCCGGTGGTTTCGCCGTCTACGGCACGATCCGCGCGTTGCATGGCCTGCGCTTGAGCCATGAGCAGGAGTTCCAGGGGGCGGACCTGTCACTGCACCGGATCGGCGCCACCAGCCAGGATTGA
- a CDS encoding D-Ala-D-Ala carboxypeptidase family metallohydrolase — MLISPHFTLDEMIVSQFAARDGLDNTPPPEARANLQLLCCALEQVRALFDAPIIVSSGYRSEQVNRVIGGASNSQHIQGLAADFTVIEVSPRETVRRISESAVPFDQLILEFDRWVHLSVTRGTPRRQVLSIRKGSGYLPGLQ, encoded by the coding sequence ATGTTGATCAGCCCGCATTTCACGCTTGATGAAATGATCGTTTCGCAGTTCGCTGCCAGGGACGGACTCGATAACACACCACCGCCTGAAGCCAGGGCCAACCTGCAACTGCTGTGTTGTGCGCTGGAACAGGTGCGCGCACTGTTCGATGCGCCAATCATCGTCAGCAGCGGTTACCGCAGTGAGCAGGTCAACCGGGTGATTGGCGGTGCCTCGAACAGCCAGCATATCCAGGGGTTGGCTGCAGACTTCACGGTGATCGAAGTCAGCCCGCGGGAAACCGTGCGGCGGATCAGCGAAAGTGCCGTGCCCTTCGATCAACTCATCCTGGAATTCGACAGGTGGGTGCACCTGTCGGTAACGCGCGGCACTCCGCGGCGACAGGTGTTGAGCATTCGCAAAGGCAGCGGCTACCTGCCGGGGCTCCAGTGA
- a CDS encoding YqjD family protein, with product MASKSAKTAQEILMADFQALVRDTEKLLADTANLAGDQADELREQIHDRLTQARETLQLTQDSVRERGQAALGSAEQYVQEKPWQAIGIAAGVGLLIGLLANRR from the coding sequence ATGGCCAGCAAATCGGCAAAGACTGCACAAGAGATATTGATGGCTGACTTCCAGGCACTGGTCCGCGACACCGAGAAACTGCTGGCCGACACCGCCAACCTGGCCGGTGACCAGGCGGACGAGTTGCGTGAACAGATCCACGACCGCCTGACCCAGGCCCGTGAAACCCTGCAACTGACCCAGGACTCGGTGCGTGAACGCGGCCAGGCAGCACTGGGCAGCGCCGAGCAGTACGTACAGGAAAAACCGTGGCAGGCAATCGGCATTGCCGCTGGTGTCGGCCTGTTGATCGGCCTGCTGGCCAACCGGCGCTAA
- a CDS encoding PAS domain-containing methyl-accepting chemotaxis protein produces the protein MRNNQPITQRERTFPAQQRLISTTNAKGVITYCNDAFIEISGFTREELTGAPHNLVRHPDVPPAVFAHMWQTLKQGQPWMGIVKNRCKSGDHYWVNAYVTPIFDNNQVVGFESVRVKPTAEQVRRAEALYQRINQGKPPVPRRDKWLPVLQDWLPFILISQVGFLIGNWLGHSWGFALAAGLSVPLGLLGLGWQQRGLKRLLRLAEQTTSDPLIAQMYTDSRGVQARLEMAMLSQDARMKTCLTRLQDSAEHLSEQARQSDALAHKSSSGLERQRVETEQVAAAVNQMAATTQEVANHVQRTADATQEANRLTSQGRQIAGETRDAIERLSAAVGETGQTVTQLAKDSDEIGGVVDVIKGIADQTNLLALNAAIEAARAGEMGRGFAVVADEVRQLAQRTAESTGQIHGLIAKLQQTASNAVLTMEAGHRQAQEGVDRVMQADEALVGISEAVANITDMATQIAAATEEQTAVADEISRNISTIAELADQTAEQAQHSALLSEELTSTAGTQYSLVERFNR, from the coding sequence ATGCGTAACAACCAGCCGATTACCCAGAGAGAACGGACTTTCCCTGCCCAGCAGCGGTTGATCTCCACCACCAATGCCAAAGGTGTGATCACTTACTGCAACGATGCCTTCATCGAGATCAGTGGTTTCACCCGCGAGGAGCTGACCGGCGCGCCGCACAACCTGGTGCGCCACCCCGACGTGCCGCCAGCGGTGTTTGCCCACATGTGGCAAACGCTCAAGCAGGGCCAGCCGTGGATGGGCATCGTCAAGAACCGCTGCAAGTCCGGCGACCACTACTGGGTCAACGCCTATGTCACGCCGATCTTCGACAACAATCAGGTAGTCGGTTTCGAATCGGTGCGGGTCAAGCCTACCGCCGAGCAGGTCCGCCGCGCCGAGGCACTGTACCAGCGCATCAACCAGGGCAAGCCGCCGGTACCCCGTCGGGACAAGTGGCTGCCGGTATTGCAGGACTGGCTGCCGTTCATCCTGATCAGCCAGGTAGGCTTCCTGATCGGCAACTGGCTGGGCCATTCCTGGGGCTTCGCCCTGGCCGCCGGGCTTTCCGTACCGCTGGGCCTGCTGGGCCTGGGCTGGCAGCAGCGCGGTCTCAAGCGCCTGCTGCGCCTGGCCGAACAGACCACCTCCGACCCGCTGATCGCGCAAATGTACACCGACAGCCGTGGCGTGCAGGCGCGCCTGGAAATGGCCATGCTCAGCCAGGACGCGCGCATGAAAACCTGCCTGACCCGCCTGCAGGACAGCGCCGAACACCTGAGCGAACAGGCGCGTCAGTCCGACGCCCTGGCGCACAAGAGCTCTTCGGGCCTGGAACGTCAGCGAGTAGAGACCGAGCAGGTCGCCGCTGCGGTCAACCAGATGGCCGCCACCACCCAGGAAGTGGCCAACCATGTGCAGCGCACCGCCGATGCCACCCAGGAAGCCAACCGCCTGACCAGCCAGGGCCGGCAGATTGCCGGTGAAACCCGCGACGCCATCGAACGCCTGTCGGCGGCGGTGGGCGAGACCGGTCAGACAGTGACGCAACTGGCCAAGGACAGCGACGAGATTGGTGGCGTGGTCGATGTGATCAAGGGCATCGCCGACCAGACCAACCTGTTGGCGCTTAACGCGGCCATCGAAGCGGCACGTGCCGGTGAAATGGGCCGCGGCTTTGCCGTGGTGGCCGACGAAGTGCGCCAGCTGGCCCAGCGCACTGCCGAATCCACCGGGCAGATCCACGGGCTGATCGCCAAGCTGCAACAAACCGCCAGCAATGCCGTGCTGACCATGGAAGCCGGCCATCGACAGGCGCAGGAAGGCGTCGACCGTGTGATGCAGGCCGACGAGGCGCTGGTGGGCATCAGCGAAGCGGTGGCCAACATTACCGACATGGCCACCCAGATTGCCGCGGCAACCGAGGAGCAGACTGCAGTGGCTGACGAAATCAGCCGTAACATCAGTACCATTGCCGAACTGGCCGACCAGACTGCCGAACAGGCACAGCACTCGGCACTGCTCAGCGAAGAGCTGACCAGCACGGCGGGTACCCAGTACTCGCTGGTGGAGCGGTTCAACCGTTAA
- a CDS encoding glutaredoxin family protein yields MLPECQLFGTLGCHLCEVAEAVLMPFVDHGLLVELVDVAEHDALFERYGLIIPVLRRCDNGAELHWPFDADQVAAFLAQ; encoded by the coding sequence ATGCTGCCTGAATGCCAACTGTTCGGCACCCTCGGCTGCCACCTGTGCGAAGTGGCCGAGGCCGTGCTGATGCCCTTCGTCGATCATGGCCTGCTGGTGGAACTGGTCGACGTTGCCGAGCACGACGCCCTGTTCGAACGCTATGGCCTGATCATTCCCGTGCTGCGCCGCTGCGACAATGGCGCCGAACTGCACTGGCCGTTCGATGCCGATCAGGTTGCGGCGTTTCTCGCGCAGTAA
- a CDS encoding phage holin family protein, with amino-acid sequence MENDANGASASGKRLGAAALGLLHSHIELFGIELQEQKGRTLSLLLFAGLALVFALLLLTALSGLLLVLLWDSYRLAGIIGLCVFYGIAALYCGLRLKAAVFDESSPFGATLEELAKDRERLLP; translated from the coding sequence ATGGAGAACGACGCCAACGGCGCCAGCGCCTCGGGCAAGCGCCTGGGCGCGGCTGCGCTGGGGCTGCTGCACAGCCATATCGAACTGTTCGGCATCGAGTTGCAGGAGCAGAAGGGCCGCACCTTGAGCCTGCTGCTGTTCGCCGGCCTGGCCCTGGTATTCGCACTGCTGCTGCTCACCGCGCTGTCCGGGTTACTGCTGGTGCTGCTGTGGGACAGCTACCGCCTGGCCGGCATCATCGGCCTGTGCGTGTTCTACGGCATCGCCGCGCTGTACTGCGGCTTGCGCCTGAAAGCAGCGGTGTTCGACGAATCGTCGCCCTTTGGCGCCACCCTCGAAGAACTCGCCAAGGACCGGGAGCGCCTGTTGCCATGA
- a CDS encoding transcriptional regulator has protein sequence MLNVEQLKYSVNRMPVERVADAVLELRLEGLVTDERTPFGKVHFNTCFAEIEALFQRAGYHRGLDVVGYQGLLYALYDPGRWEPVQVLRWLKERSEAMAQAG, from the coding sequence ATGCTCAATGTCGAGCAACTCAAGTACAGCGTCAACCGCATGCCCGTCGAGCGGGTGGCCGACGCGGTCCTGGAACTGCGCCTCGAAGGCCTGGTGACCGACGAGCGCACGCCGTTTGGCAAGGTCCACTTCAATACCTGTTTCGCCGAGATCGAGGCCTTGTTCCAGCGTGCCGGCTACCATCGCGGGCTGGATGTGGTGGGTTACCAGGGGTTGCTGTATGCGCTCTACGACCCGGGCCGCTGGGAGCCCGTGCAGGTTCTGCGCTGGCTCAAGGAGCGCAGCGAGGCGATGGCCCAGGCTGGTTGA
- the acnA gene encoding aconitate hydratase AcnA: MPSLDSLNTLRSLKVGDQTYHYFSLTEAARHLGDLQRLPMSLKVLLENLLRWEDGKTVTGDDLRALAHWLGERRSDREIQYRPARVLMQDFTGVPAVVDLAAMRAAMAKAGGDPQRINPLSPVDLVIDHSVMVDRYGTPQAFSENVDIEMQRNGERYAFLRWGQNAFDNFRVVPPGTGICHQVNLEYLGRTVWTREADGRTYAFPDTLVGTDSHTTMINGLGVLGWGVGGIEAEAAMLGQPVSMLIPEVIGFKLTGKLREGITATDLVLTVTQMLRKKGVVGKFVEFYGDGLAELPLADRATIANMAPEYGATCGFFPVDQVTLDYLRLSGRPEATVQLVEQYCKAQGLWRLPGQEPLFSDSLALDMQEVEASLAGPKRPQDRVALGQVSQAFDHFIELQPKPLAKEVGRLESEGGGGVAVGNADQAGETDYSHQGQTHTLRDGAVVIAAITSCTNTSNPSVMMAAGLVAKKALEKGLQRKPWVKSSLAPGSKVVTDYFKAAGLTTYLDQLGFDLVGYGCTTCIGNSGPLDEAIEKAITSADLTVASVLSGNRNFEGRVHPLVKTNWLASPPLVVAYALAGSVRLDLTRDPLGTGKDGQPVYLRDIWPSQQEIAAAVAKVDTAMFHKEYAEVFAGDAQWQAIEVPQAATYVWQADSTYIQHPPFFDDIGGPPPQITDIQGARILALLGDSVTTDHISPAGNIKADSPAGRYLREQGVEPRDFNSYGSRRGNHEVMMRGTFANIRIRNEMLAGEEGGNTLHVPSGEKLSIYDAAMRYQQQGTSLVVIAGQEYGTGSSRDWAAKGTNLLGVKAVLAESFERIHRSNLVGMGVLPLQFKAGHNRKQLGLTGKERIDVLGLNGAQIRPGMSLPLRITREDGQQEQIEVLCRIDTLNEVEYFKAGGILHYVLRQLIAG; this comes from the coding sequence ATGCCCTCGCTCGATAGCCTGAACACCCTCAGATCACTCAAGGTCGGCGACCAGACCTACCACTACTTCAGCCTCACCGAGGCCGCCCGCCATCTGGGCGACCTGCAGCGCCTGCCCATGTCGCTGAAGGTGCTGCTGGAAAACCTGCTGCGCTGGGAGGACGGCAAGACTGTCACCGGCGACGACCTGCGTGCCCTCGCCCATTGGCTGGGCGAGCGGCGCTCCGACCGCGAGATCCAGTACCGCCCGGCGCGGGTACTGATGCAGGACTTCACCGGCGTGCCGGCCGTGGTCGACCTGGCCGCCATGCGCGCAGCCATGGCCAAGGCCGGCGGCGACCCGCAGCGGATCAACCCGCTGTCCCCGGTGGACCTGGTGATAGACCATTCGGTGATGGTCGACCGCTATGGCACGCCGCAGGCTTTCAGCGAAAACGTCGACATCGAAATGCAGCGTAACGGCGAGCGCTATGCCTTCCTGCGCTGGGGCCAGAACGCCTTCGACAACTTCCGCGTGGTACCGCCGGGCACCGGCATCTGCCACCAGGTCAACCTGGAATACCTCGGCCGCACCGTCTGGACGCGTGAGGCCGATGGTCGCACCTACGCCTTCCCCGACACCTTGGTCGGTACCGACTCGCACACCACCATGATCAACGGCCTGGGCGTACTCGGCTGGGGTGTCGGTGGCATCGAAGCGGAGGCGGCCATGCTCGGCCAGCCGGTGTCCATGCTGATTCCCGAAGTGATCGGTTTCAAGCTGACCGGCAAGCTGCGTGAAGGCATCACCGCCACCGACCTGGTGCTGACGGTGACGCAGATGCTGCGCAAGAAGGGCGTGGTGGGCAAGTTCGTCGAGTTCTATGGTGATGGCCTGGCCGAGCTGCCTTTGGCCGACCGTGCGACCATCGCCAACATGGCCCCGGAATACGGCGCCACCTGCGGATTTTTCCCGGTCGACCAGGTGACCCTGGACTACCTGCGCCTGTCAGGCCGCCCCGAAGCGACCGTGCAACTGGTCGAGCAGTACTGCAAAGCCCAGGGCCTGTGGCGCTTACCGGGCCAGGAACCACTGTTCAGCGACAGCCTGGCGCTGGACATGCAAGAGGTCGAGGCCAGCCTGGCCGGGCCCAAGCGACCGCAGGACCGCGTGGCCCTGGGCCAGGTCAGCCAGGCCTTTGACCACTTCATCGAACTGCAGCCCAAACCGCTGGCCAAGGAGGTCGGCCGCCTGGAAAGCGAAGGTGGCGGCGGCGTAGCGGTGGGCAACGCCGACCAGGCCGGGGAGACCGACTACAGCCATCAAGGCCAGACCCACACCCTGCGCGATGGCGCCGTGGTGATTGCCGCGATCACCTCGTGCACCAACACCTCCAACCCCAGCGTGATGATGGCCGCCGGGCTGGTGGCGAAAAAGGCCCTGGAAAAAGGTCTGCAACGCAAACCCTGGGTCAAGAGTTCGCTGGCACCGGGCTCCAAGGTGGTCACCGACTACTTCAAGGCCGCCGGGCTCACCACCTATCTGGACCAATTGGGGTTCGATCTGGTCGGCTATGGCTGCACAACCTGCATCGGCAACTCGGGCCCGCTGGATGAAGCGATCGAGAAAGCCATTACCAGCGCCGACCTTACCGTGGCCTCGGTGCTGTCGGGCAACCGCAACTTCGAAGGCCGCGTGCACCCGCTGGTCAAGACCAACTGGCTGGCCTCGCCGCCGTTGGTGGTGGCCTATGCCCTGGCCGGCAGCGTACGCCTGGACCTGACCCGCGACCCGCTGGGTACCGGCAAGGATGGCCAGCCGGTCTACCTGCGCGACATCTGGCCCAGCCAGCAGGAAATTGCCGCTGCCGTCGCCAAGGTCGACACGGCGATGTTCCACAAGGAATACGCCGAAGTGTTCGCCGGCGATGCACAGTGGCAGGCCATCGAGGTACCGCAGGCGGCCACCTATGTGTGGCAGGCCGACTCCACCTATATCCAGCATCCACCCTTCTTCGACGACATCGGCGGACCACCCCCGCAAATCACCGACATCCAGGGTGCGCGGATCCTGGCGCTGTTGGGTGACTCGGTGACCACCGACCACATTTCCCCGGCCGGCAACATCAAGGCCGACAGCCCGGCCGGGCGCTACCTGCGTGAGCAGGGCGTGGAGCCCCGCGACTTCAACTCCTACGGATCGCGGCGTGGCAACCATGAAGTGATGATGCGCGGCACCTTCGCCAACATCCGCATCCGCAACGAAATGCTGGCGGGCGAAGAAGGCGGCAATACCCTGCACGTGCCCAGTGGCGAAAAGCTGTCGATCTATGACGCGGCCATGCGCTACCAGCAGCAAGGCACTTCACTGGTGGTGATTGCAGGCCAGGAATACGGCACCGGTTCGAGCCGTGACTGGGCGGCCAAGGGCACCAACCTGCTGGGGGTCAAGGCGGTGCTGGCAGAAAGCTTCGAGCGCATTCACCGCTCCAACCTGGTGGGCATGGGCGTGCTGCCGCTGCAGTTCAAGGCCGGGCACAACCGCAAGCAACTGGGGCTGACCGGCAAGGAACGGATCGATGTGCTGGGCTTGAACGGTGCACAGATCCGCCCGGGCATGAGCCTGCCCTTGCGCATCACCCGCGAAGATGGGCAGCAGGAGCAGATCGAAGTGTTGTGCCGGATCGATACCCTGAATGAAGTGGAATATTTCAAGGCAGGGGGGATATTGCATTATGTGTTGCGCCAACTGATTGCGGGCTGA